The Cloeon dipterum chromosome X, ieCloDipt1.1, whole genome shotgun sequence genome includes a window with the following:
- the Dora gene encoding zinc finger SWIM domain-containing protein 8 homolog isoform X2, translated as MEGAAAAAAAVDESSDPMVDWEEGESRFSFEDSDRFEEDSLCSWSSEPESVCNNWRGWKRPPAATAQGTFPSAARRSLPGPARSFCPGLDSGTQRGDGLTSLTELAARCVASHIPFELVERVYPPVPEQLQLRIAFWSFPDNEEDIRLYSCLANGSADEFQRGDSLFKAKHVKDALQIGFHLSATVSQNGNTNISMVTGAKPDYNVAVTFDRRRITSCNCTCNSTAYWCSHVVAVCLHRIFQPQQVCLRAPVSESLSRLHREQLQKFAQYLISELPQQILPTAQRLLDMLLSPHPSPINTVRGAPDPTAGASANDQTSWYLDDKTLHDNIKKILIKFCVPAPIVFSDVNYLSTNAPPAAAEWSSLLRPLRGREPEGMWNLLSIVREMFKRNDRNAVPLLEIVTEECMMCEQIMVWWFNTKVALHNGSSSHGGKHSVNSNSHAAQHACSSLCDEIVVLWRLAALNPGLSPEERELLLNQFKQWHIKIVDKVAKSRNSTPMRMQTNGAKNNLKNEMEIFSGFKPAIEACYLHWEDYPIAGVTYSQGSRLYHCPFTCFRHADIHQVNSSSSVLNCTSHHNPHHHAVSVKKRKQGALESTDRRFTSNADALNLNRRVFPLGHVVGIPSQEGNRSSVSSEGFCENDMLNPNESDEGSESSSSHRQVPKGSDWSDSDSSAQTELMRKAIAAAAAAAAAIEPARPPATEAAAQASSTNENESSKPKEPVASTSTAEEVVPAPSTSAEPQPSTSKEESQAVPAEVAEQPPAQDKWESSNSEQSGDEYHVYYYDPKALVASSAPAQEDPDAAHKNIFANCKPMEDRCEILFARAEALHAHGHSKEACHLGVNLAHELLVNPPNLMIELPPAPCKGKKKKINPVSHQLSCLASATLAKCAFLCNVLSESLEHHNLAFKVGMFALEMARPPASTKPLEVKLANQEADIVQLLKKIPLSVHELNIIRERAEELRTGTLRTRGAALLPIMLASFIFDSLVLMSRDTRWVMKYPMCKMSVDSEDDVFGRSPASDETLGFEAAVAALGLKANVSEAEHPLLCEGTRRQRGELALILLVHYKDCSDKLARIMDKLLDREVHQLMKAPLLPAYYSSNPPTTSQTQMRNQSNARGQAAPGQQCRMPWARPFGNVRDEASCEQPAAQQGPPYLQPAQDMGDPQNGGMNAGSRPHSSTSAELEQSMGSLSMSPAQNTVHNQPRAKETRFKGKRAYPVIPNQPSEAGAHFMFELAKTVLTKAGGNSSTSLFTQASASQNHHGPHRALHMCAFQLGLFALGLHNCVSPNWLSRTYSSHVSWITGQAMEIGAPAISFLIDSWEGHLTPPEAASIADRASRGSDPHMVRAAAELALSCLPHAAALNPNEIQRAILQCKEQSDHMLEHSCLTVENAAKGGGVYPEVLFQVARYWYELNMRHTPGAELIIEPDIPKDALLLEQVGGLQEQAPLELMATSQPTAVVAPAAAAAAAQAPYQSLGALPVPYHTLSYSYLPRFPALPLQMYLTPPPAPGTFQFPAAPLHSGLQYFPAVTLATPTRPLFLPPQSGLVAPPQQQQQRPPPPNLVQAAVQVQNSNQRPAQQLRCQQVPVSQPPPVGPPQVQQQPPQQQQCPLNQAQYRYLMAAYRVGMLAMETLARRVHDDRPQAKYARNPPYGEDVKWLLRVAKRLGSQYLHQFCVCAVNSVVSPFILHDIAVESAMFLSRNNPTLLLQHMRNALTPLVQKCQQMYIQCLHQKLYHLTSTDYEEFVGIVVSARLAFQITPDGNAQFKEWLQSIRRSKSCKKDLWAQINQALQNSNK; from the exons ATGGAGggggccgcggcggcggcggccgccgtcGACGAGTCGTCCGACCCCATGGTCGACTGGGAGGAGGGCGAGAGTCGCTTCTCCTTCGAGGACTCGGACCGCTTCGAGGAGGACTCGCTGTGCAGCTGGTCCAGCGAGCCAGAGTCCGTCTGCAACAACTGGCGCGGCTGGAAGCGGCCCCCGGCCGCCACGGCCCAGGGCACCTTCCCCAGCGCCGCGCGCAGGTCGCTCCCTGGTCCAG cACGTTCTTTCTGTCCCGGGCTAGATTCCGGGACGCAGCGGGGCGACGGGCTGACCAGTTTGACGGAGTTGGCGGCTCGCTGCGTCGCGTCGCACATCCCTTTCGAGCTGGTGGAGCGCGTCTACCCGCCGGTGCCGGAGCAACTGCAACTCAGGATCGCTTTCTGGAGTTTCCCTGACAACGAGGAGGACATTCGCCTCTACTCGTGTCTGGCCAACGGCAGCGCCGACGAGTTCCAGCGCGGAGACTCGCTCTTCAAGGCAAAGCACGTCAAGGATGCGCTGCAAATCg GCTTCCACTTGAGCGCCACGGTGAGTCAGAACGGCAACACGAACATCTCGATGGTGACCGGAGCCAAGCCGGATTACAACGTGGCGGTCACCTTTGACCGCCGCAGAATCACTTCCTGCAACTGCACCTGCAACTCCACAGCCTACTGGTGCTCACACGTTGTAGCCGTTTGCTTGCACAGAATATTccag CCTCAACAAGTGTGCCTGAGGGCTCCGGTGAGCGAATCGTTGTCTCGGCTGCACCGGGAGCAGCTGCAAAAGTTTGCCCAGTACCTGATCAGCGAGCTGCCCCAGCAAATACTGCCAACCGCGCAGCGTCTTTTGGATATGCTGCTGTCGCCGCACCCGTCGCCCATCAACACGGTGCGCGGCGCCCCGGACCCGACCGCCGGAGCCTCGGCAAACGACCAGACCTCGTGGTACCTCGACGACAAGACTTTGCATGACAACATCAAGAAGATCCTCATCAAGTTCTGTGTGCCAGCGCCCATTGTGTTCAG CGACGTAAACTACCTGAGTACGAATGcaccgccagcagcagcagaatgGAGCAGCTTGCTTAGACCCTTGCGTGGAAGAGAGCCGGAGGGCATGTGGAATCTGCTCTCCATCGTTCGGGAAATGTTCAAGAGGAACGATCGCAATGCCGTGCCACTTCTCGAAATCGTCACCGAGGAATGCATGATGTGTGAACag ATTATGGTTTGGTGGTTCAATACCAAGGTAGCCCTTCACAACGGAAGCTCGAGTCACGGAGGAAAACACAGCGTGAACAGCAACAGCCACGCCGCGCAACACGCCTGCTCCTCTCTCTGTGACGAAATTGTGGTTCTTTGGAGGCTGGCTGCCCTCAATCCAGGACTGTCGCCTGAGGAAAGGGAATTGCTGCTGAATCAGTTTAAACAGTGGCACATCAAAATCGTTGATAAG GTTGCCAAGAGTCGGAACTCGACCCCAATGCGAATGCAGACGAACGGAGCGAAgaacaatttgaaaaacgagaTGGAGATCTTCAGCGGGTTCAAACCGGCGATCGAGGCGTGCTACCTGCACTGGGAGGACTACCCGATAGCCGGGGTGACCTACTCGCAGGGCAGCCGGCTCTACCACTGTCCCTTCACGTGCTTCCGGCACGCGGACATCCACCAGGTGAACTCGTCGAGCAGCGTGCTCAACTGCACGTCGCACCACAACCCGCACCACCACGCGGTGTCTGTGAAGAAGCGCAAGCAGGGCGCCTTGGAGAGCACGGACCGAAG GTTTACCAGCAACGCTGACGCTTTGAATTTGAACAGACGCGTCTTCCCCCTGGGACACGTAGTCGGCATCCCGTCCCAAGAGGGCAACCGCAGCAGCGTCAGCAGCGAGGGTTTCTGTGAGAACGACATGCTCAATCCCAACGAGTCCGACGAGGGCAGTGaatccagcagcagccaccgaCAG GTGCCCAAGGGATCTGACTGGAGCGACAGCGACTCCTCGGCCCAGACTGAACTCATGAGAAAGGCCatagcggcggcggccgccgctgctgctgccattGAACCAGCCAGACCGCCAGCTACGGAAGCTGCTGCACAAG CTTCTTCGACCAACGAGAACGAGTCGTCGAAGCCAAAAGAGCCGGTGGCCTCGACCTCAACAGCCGAAGAAGTTGTTCCTGCGCCCTCCACGTCTGCAGAGCCGCAACCATCGACCAGCAAAGAAGAATCTCAAGCAGTCCCTGCGGAAGTGGCGGAGCAACCGCCCGCGCAGGACAAGTGGGAGTCGAGCAACAGCGAACAGTCAGGCGACGAGTACCATGTTTATTACTACGACCCCAAGGCGTTAGTTGCGAGCTCTGCACCCGCTCAGGAAGACCCTGACGCCGCACACAAGAACATTTTCGCTAACTGCAAACCCATGGAGGACAGGTGTGAAATTCTGTTTGCCCGAGCTGAGGCGCTCCATGCACACGGACACTCGAAAGAG GCATGTCACTTGGGTGTAAATTTGGCGCACGAGTTGCTGGTGAACCCACCGAACCTGATGATTGAGCTGCCACCAGCGCCGTGCAAGgggaaaaagaagaaaatcaacCCTGTGTCGCATCAACTGAGCTGCCTGGCGTCTGCCACTCTGGCCAAATGTGCCTTCCTCTGCAACGTGCTCTCTGAGAGCCTTGAGCACCACAATCTGGCATTCAAGGTCGGCATGTTTGCCCTCGAAATGGCGAGACCGCCAGCAAGCACCAAGCCTCTAGAG GTGAAGTTGGCGAACCAAGAAGCGGACATCGTGCAGCTATTGAAGAAGATTCCTCTGAGTGTTCATGAGCTGAACATCATACGAGAAAGAGCCGAGGAACTGCGCACCGGAACCCTGAGGACGCGAGGAGCCGCCCTGTTGCCCATTATGCTTGCCAGCTTCATTTTCGACTCACTGGTTCTCATGA GCCGCGACACACGATGGGTCATGAAGTACCCGATGTGCAAAATGTCTGTCGACAGCGAGGACGACGTCTTCGGACGCTCCCCGGCCAGCGACGAGACCCTGGGATTCGAGGCTGCCGTCGCGGCTCTTGGTCTCAAGGCAAACGTGTCTGAGGCCGAGCATCCGCTCTTGTGTGAAGGCACGAGGCGCCAGAGAGGCGAACTCGCTCTCATTCTGCTCGTGCACTACAAGGATTGCTCTGACAAATTGGCCAGGATCATGGACAAACTGCTCGACCG TGAGGTGCATCAACTGATGAAGGCGCCTCTGTTGCCGGCATACTACTCGAGCAATCCGCCGACCACGTCGCAAACGCAAATGCGGAACCAAAGCAACGCGAGAGGACAAGCGGCGCCTGGCCAGCAGTGCAGAATGCCCTGGGCGCGACCTTTTGGAAACGTCCGCGACGAAGCGAGCTGCGAGCAGCCTGCCGCGCAGCAGGGACCACCTTACTTGCAGCCGGCCCAAGACATGGGTGATCCTCAGAACGGAGGAATGAACGCTGGGAGCAGACCGCACAGCTCAACGAGTGCCGAGCTGGAGCAGAGCATGGGATCGCTCTCCATGAGTCCAGCGCAGAACACTGTTCACAACCAACCCAGGGCCAAGGAAACCAG ATTTAAGGGGAAGCGTGCATATCCGGTCATCCCGAACCAGCCCTCTGAGGCGGGAGCGCATTTCATGTTCGAGCTGGCCAAGACTGTGTTGACCAAAGCTGGAGGCAACAGCTCCACGTCGCTGTTCACGCAGGCCTCCGCGTCTCAAAACCACCATGGACCCCACCGGGCCCTGCACATGTGCGCCTTTCAACTTGGTCTCTTCGCTCTAGGCCTCCACAACTGTGTCAGTCCAAATTGGCTCAGCCGAACTTATTCGTCGCATGTGTCGTGGATAACAG GCCAAGCGATGGAGATCGGCGCGCCTGCGATCTCGTTCCTGATAGACTCGTGGGAGGGCCACCTGACGCCCCCTGAGGCGGCCAGCATTGCCGACCGAGCCTCAAGGGGCAGTGACCCGCACATGGTTCGCGCGGCTGCGGAGCTGGCCCTGAGCTGCCTGCCGCACGCCGCCGCACTCAACCCCAACGAAATACAGAGGGCCATTCTGCAGTGCAAGGAGCAGTCGGACCACATGCTCGAGCACTCGTGCCTCACCGTCGAGAACGCGGCCAAAGGGGGCGGCGTTTACCCCGAAGTCTTGTTCCAGGTGGCTCGGTACTGGTACGAGCTCAACATGCGCCACACGCCCGGAGCTGAACTCATCATCGAGCCGGACATTCCCAAAGACGCTCTACTCCTTGAACAG GTTGGAGGGTTGCAGGAGCAAGCGCCGCTAGAGTTGATGGCGACGAGCCAGCCGACAGCCGTGGTGGcgccggcagcagcggcggccgccgcgcagGCGCCGTACCAGTCGCTGGGGGCACTGCCGGTGCCGTACCACACGCTGTCGTACTCGTACCTGCCGCGGTTCCCCGCCCTGCCGCTGCAGATGTACctgacgccgccgccggcgccaGGCACCTTCCAGTTCCCAGCGGCGCCGCTGCACTCGGGGCTGCAGTACTTCCCGGCGGTGACCCTGGCGACGCCGACGCGGCCGCTCTTCCTGCCACCGCAGTCAGGCCTGGTggcgccgccgcagcagcagcagcagcgcccgccgccgcccaaCCTGGTCCAGGCGGCAGTTCAGGTGCAGAACTCGAACCAGCGGCCGGCGCAGCAGCTGCGCTGCCAGCAAGTGCCCGTGTCGCAGCCGCCGCCCGTCGGCCCTCCgcaggtgcagcagcagccgccgcagcagcagcaatgcCCCCTGAACCAGGCGCAGTACCGCTACCTCATGGCGGCCTACAGGGTCGGCATGCTCGCCATGGAGACCCTGGCGCGCAGGGTGCACGACGACCGGCCCCAGGCCAAGTATGCCAGGAACCCACCCTACGGAGAGGATGTCAAGTGGCTGCTCAGGGTTGCCAAGCGGCTCG gTTCGCAATATTTGCATCAATTCTGTGTATGTGCCGTCAACAGTGTAGTGAGTCCCTTCATCCTTCACGACATTGCCGTCGAATCGGCGATGTTTCTGTCCAGGAACAATCCCaccctgctgctgcagcacaTGCGGAATGCGCTGACGCCGCTCGTTCAAAAGTGCCAGCAGAT GTACATACAATGTCTTCACCAAAAGTTGTATCACTTGACCTCAACAGATTACGAGGAGTTTGTTGGTATTGTTGTGTCAGCTCGATTGGCCTTCCAGATCACGCCTGATGGCAACGCCCAATTCAAGGAGTGGCTGCAGTCCATCAGAAG ATCTAAGTCGTGCAAGAAAGATTTATGGGCGCAGATCAACCAGGCGCTGCAAAACAGCAACAAATGA
- the Dora gene encoding zinc finger SWIM domain-containing protein 8 homolog isoform X3 translates to MEGAAAAAAAVDESSDPMVDWEEGESRFSFEDSDRFEEDSLCSWSSEPESVCNNWRGWKRPPAATAQGTFPSAARRSLPGPDSGTQRGDGLTSLTELAARCVASHIPFELVERVYPPVPEQLQLRIAFWSFPDNEEDIRLYSCLANGSADEFQRGDSLFKAKHVKDALQIGFHLSATVSQNGNTNISMVTGAKPDYNVAVTFDRRRITSCNCTCNSTAYWCSHVVAVCLHRIFQPQQVCLRAPVSESLSRLHREQLQKFAQYLISELPQQILPTAQRLLDMLLSPHPSPINTVRGAPDPTAGASANDQTSWYLDDKTLHDNIKKILIKFCVPAPIVFSDVNYLSTNAPPAAAEWSSLLRPLRGREPEGMWNLLSIVREMFKRNDRNAVPLLEIVTEECMMCEQIMVWWFNTKVALHNGSSSHGGKHSVNSNSHAAQHACSSLCDEIVVLWRLAALNPGLSPEERELLLNQFKQWHIKIVDKVAKSRNSTPMRMQTNGAKNNLKNEMEIFSGFKPAIEACYLHWEDYPIAGVTYSQGSRLYHCPFTCFRHADIHQVNSSSSVLNCTSHHNPHHHAVSVKKRKQGALESTDRRFTSNADALNLNRRVFPLGHVVGIPSQEGNRSSVSSEGFCENDMLNPNESDEGSESSSSHRQVRVPKGSDWSDSDSSAQTELMRKAIAAAAAAAAAIEPARPPATEAAAQASSTNENESSKPKEPVASTSTAEEVVPAPSTSAEPQPSTSKEESQAVPAEVAEQPPAQDKWESSNSEQSGDEYHVYYYDPKALVASSAPAQEDPDAAHKNIFANCKPMEDRCEILFARAEALHAHGHSKEACHLGVNLAHELLVNPPNLMIELPPAPCKGKKKKINPVSHQLSCLASATLAKCAFLCNVLSESLEHHNLAFKVGMFALEMARPPASTKPLEVKLANQEADIVQLLKKIPLSVHELNIIRERAEELRTGTLRTRGAALLPIMLASFIFDSLVLMSRDTRWVMKYPMCKMSVDSEDDVFGRSPASDETLGFEAAVAALGLKANVSEAEHPLLCEGTRRQRGELALILLVHYKDCSDKLARIMDKLLDREVHQLMKAPLLPAYYSSNPPTTSQTQMRNQSNARGQAAPGQQCRMPWARPFGNVRDEASCEQPAAQQGPPYLQPAQDMGDPQNGGMNAGSRPHSSTSAELEQSMGSLSMSPAQNTVHNQPRAKETRFKGKRAYPVIPNQPSEAGAHFMFELAKTVLTKAGGNSSTSLFTQASASQNHHGPHRALHMCAFQLGLFALGLHNCVSPNWLSRTYSSHVSWITGQAMEIGAPAISFLIDSWEGHLTPPEAASIADRASRGSDPHMVRAAAELALSCLPHAAALNPNEIQRAILQCKEQSDHMLEHSCLTVENAAKGGGVYPEVLFQVARYWYELNMRHTPGAELIIEPDIPKDALLLEQVGGLQEQAPLELMATSQPTAVVAPAAAAAAAQAPYQSLGALPVPYHTLSYSYLPRFPALPLQMYLTPPPAPGTFQFPAAPLHSGLQYFPAVTLATPTRPLFLPPQSGLVAPPQQQQQRPPPPNLVQAAVQVQNSNQRPAQQLRCQQVPVSQPPPVGPPQVQQQPPQQQQCPLNQAQYRYLMAAYRVGMLAMETLARRVHDDRPQAKYARNPPYGEDVKWLLRVAKRLGSQYLHQFCVCAVNSVVSPFILHDIAVESAMFLSRNNPTLLLQHMRNALTPLVQKCQQMYIQCLHQKLYHLTSTDYEEFVGIVVSARLAFQITPDGNAQFKEWLQSIRRSKSCKKDLWAQINQALQNSNK, encoded by the exons ATGGAGggggccgcggcggcggcggccgccgtcGACGAGTCGTCCGACCCCATGGTCGACTGGGAGGAGGGCGAGAGTCGCTTCTCCTTCGAGGACTCGGACCGCTTCGAGGAGGACTCGCTGTGCAGCTGGTCCAGCGAGCCAGAGTCCGTCTGCAACAACTGGCGCGGCTGGAAGCGGCCCCCGGCCGCCACGGCCCAGGGCACCTTCCCCAGCGCCGCGCGCAGGTCGCTCCCTGGTCCAG ATTCCGGGACGCAGCGGGGCGACGGGCTGACCAGTTTGACGGAGTTGGCGGCTCGCTGCGTCGCGTCGCACATCCCTTTCGAGCTGGTGGAGCGCGTCTACCCGCCGGTGCCGGAGCAACTGCAACTCAGGATCGCTTTCTGGAGTTTCCCTGACAACGAGGAGGACATTCGCCTCTACTCGTGTCTGGCCAACGGCAGCGCCGACGAGTTCCAGCGCGGAGACTCGCTCTTCAAGGCAAAGCACGTCAAGGATGCGCTGCAAATCg GCTTCCACTTGAGCGCCACGGTGAGTCAGAACGGCAACACGAACATCTCGATGGTGACCGGAGCCAAGCCGGATTACAACGTGGCGGTCACCTTTGACCGCCGCAGAATCACTTCCTGCAACTGCACCTGCAACTCCACAGCCTACTGGTGCTCACACGTTGTAGCCGTTTGCTTGCACAGAATATTccag CCTCAACAAGTGTGCCTGAGGGCTCCGGTGAGCGAATCGTTGTCTCGGCTGCACCGGGAGCAGCTGCAAAAGTTTGCCCAGTACCTGATCAGCGAGCTGCCCCAGCAAATACTGCCAACCGCGCAGCGTCTTTTGGATATGCTGCTGTCGCCGCACCCGTCGCCCATCAACACGGTGCGCGGCGCCCCGGACCCGACCGCCGGAGCCTCGGCAAACGACCAGACCTCGTGGTACCTCGACGACAAGACTTTGCATGACAACATCAAGAAGATCCTCATCAAGTTCTGTGTGCCAGCGCCCATTGTGTTCAG CGACGTAAACTACCTGAGTACGAATGcaccgccagcagcagcagaatgGAGCAGCTTGCTTAGACCCTTGCGTGGAAGAGAGCCGGAGGGCATGTGGAATCTGCTCTCCATCGTTCGGGAAATGTTCAAGAGGAACGATCGCAATGCCGTGCCACTTCTCGAAATCGTCACCGAGGAATGCATGATGTGTGAACag ATTATGGTTTGGTGGTTCAATACCAAGGTAGCCCTTCACAACGGAAGCTCGAGTCACGGAGGAAAACACAGCGTGAACAGCAACAGCCACGCCGCGCAACACGCCTGCTCCTCTCTCTGTGACGAAATTGTGGTTCTTTGGAGGCTGGCTGCCCTCAATCCAGGACTGTCGCCTGAGGAAAGGGAATTGCTGCTGAATCAGTTTAAACAGTGGCACATCAAAATCGTTGATAAG GTTGCCAAGAGTCGGAACTCGACCCCAATGCGAATGCAGACGAACGGAGCGAAgaacaatttgaaaaacgagaTGGAGATCTTCAGCGGGTTCAAACCGGCGATCGAGGCGTGCTACCTGCACTGGGAGGACTACCCGATAGCCGGGGTGACCTACTCGCAGGGCAGCCGGCTCTACCACTGTCCCTTCACGTGCTTCCGGCACGCGGACATCCACCAGGTGAACTCGTCGAGCAGCGTGCTCAACTGCACGTCGCACCACAACCCGCACCACCACGCGGTGTCTGTGAAGAAGCGCAAGCAGGGCGCCTTGGAGAGCACGGACCGAAG GTTTACCAGCAACGCTGACGCTTTGAATTTGAACAGACGCGTCTTCCCCCTGGGACACGTAGTCGGCATCCCGTCCCAAGAGGGCAACCGCAGCAGCGTCAGCAGCGAGGGTTTCTGTGAGAACGACATGCTCAATCCCAACGAGTCCGACGAGGGCAGTGaatccagcagcagccaccgaCAGGTTCGC GTGCCCAAGGGATCTGACTGGAGCGACAGCGACTCCTCGGCCCAGACTGAACTCATGAGAAAGGCCatagcggcggcggccgccgctgctgctgccattGAACCAGCCAGACCGCCAGCTACGGAAGCTGCTGCACAAG CTTCTTCGACCAACGAGAACGAGTCGTCGAAGCCAAAAGAGCCGGTGGCCTCGACCTCAACAGCCGAAGAAGTTGTTCCTGCGCCCTCCACGTCTGCAGAGCCGCAACCATCGACCAGCAAAGAAGAATCTCAAGCAGTCCCTGCGGAAGTGGCGGAGCAACCGCCCGCGCAGGACAAGTGGGAGTCGAGCAACAGCGAACAGTCAGGCGACGAGTACCATGTTTATTACTACGACCCCAAGGCGTTAGTTGCGAGCTCTGCACCCGCTCAGGAAGACCCTGACGCCGCACACAAGAACATTTTCGCTAACTGCAAACCCATGGAGGACAGGTGTGAAATTCTGTTTGCCCGAGCTGAGGCGCTCCATGCACACGGACACTCGAAAGAG GCATGTCACTTGGGTGTAAATTTGGCGCACGAGTTGCTGGTGAACCCACCGAACCTGATGATTGAGCTGCCACCAGCGCCGTGCAAGgggaaaaagaagaaaatcaacCCTGTGTCGCATCAACTGAGCTGCCTGGCGTCTGCCACTCTGGCCAAATGTGCCTTCCTCTGCAACGTGCTCTCTGAGAGCCTTGAGCACCACAATCTGGCATTCAAGGTCGGCATGTTTGCCCTCGAAATGGCGAGACCGCCAGCAAGCACCAAGCCTCTAGAG GTGAAGTTGGCGAACCAAGAAGCGGACATCGTGCAGCTATTGAAGAAGATTCCTCTGAGTGTTCATGAGCTGAACATCATACGAGAAAGAGCCGAGGAACTGCGCACCGGAACCCTGAGGACGCGAGGAGCCGCCCTGTTGCCCATTATGCTTGCCAGCTTCATTTTCGACTCACTGGTTCTCATGA GCCGCGACACACGATGGGTCATGAAGTACCCGATGTGCAAAATGTCTGTCGACAGCGAGGACGACGTCTTCGGACGCTCCCCGGCCAGCGACGAGACCCTGGGATTCGAGGCTGCCGTCGCGGCTCTTGGTCTCAAGGCAAACGTGTCTGAGGCCGAGCATCCGCTCTTGTGTGAAGGCACGAGGCGCCAGAGAGGCGAACTCGCTCTCATTCTGCTCGTGCACTACAAGGATTGCTCTGACAAATTGGCCAGGATCATGGACAAACTGCTCGACCG TGAGGTGCATCAACTGATGAAGGCGCCTCTGTTGCCGGCATACTACTCGAGCAATCCGCCGACCACGTCGCAAACGCAAATGCGGAACCAAAGCAACGCGAGAGGACAAGCGGCGCCTGGCCAGCAGTGCAGAATGCCCTGGGCGCGACCTTTTGGAAACGTCCGCGACGAAGCGAGCTGCGAGCAGCCTGCCGCGCAGCAGGGACCACCTTACTTGCAGCCGGCCCAAGACATGGGTGATCCTCAGAACGGAGGAATGAACGCTGGGAGCAGACCGCACAGCTCAACGAGTGCCGAGCTGGAGCAGAGCATGGGATCGCTCTCCATGAGTCCAGCGCAGAACACTGTTCACAACCAACCCAGGGCCAAGGAAACCAG ATTTAAGGGGAAGCGTGCATATCCGGTCATCCCGAACCAGCCCTCTGAGGCGGGAGCGCATTTCATGTTCGAGCTGGCCAAGACTGTGTTGACCAAAGCTGGAGGCAACAGCTCCACGTCGCTGTTCACGCAGGCCTCCGCGTCTCAAAACCACCATGGACCCCACCGGGCCCTGCACATGTGCGCCTTTCAACTTGGTCTCTTCGCTCTAGGCCTCCACAACTGTGTCAGTCCAAATTGGCTCAGCCGAACTTATTCGTCGCATGTGTCGTGGATAACAG GCCAAGCGATGGAGATCGGCGCGCCTGCGATCTCGTTCCTGATAGACTCGTGGGAGGGCCACCTGACGCCCCCTGAGGCGGCCAGCATTGCCGACCGAGCCTCAAGGGGCAGTGACCCGCACATGGTTCGCGCGGCTGCGGAGCTGGCCCTGAGCTGCCTGCCGCACGCCGCCGCACTCAACCCCAACGAAATACAGAGGGCCATTCTGCAGTGCAAGGAGCAGTCGGACCACATGCTCGAGCACTCGTGCCTCACCGTCGAGAACGCGGCCAAAGGGGGCGGCGTTTACCCCGAAGTCTTGTTCCAGGTGGCTCGGTACTGGTACGAGCTCAACATGCGCCACACGCCCGGAGCTGAACTCATCATCGAGCCGGACATTCCCAAAGACGCTCTACTCCTTGAACAG GTTGGAGGGTTGCAGGAGCAAGCGCCGCTAGAGTTGATGGCGACGAGCCAGCCGACAGCCGTGGTGGcgccggcagcagcggcggccgccgcgcagGCGCCGTACCAGTCGCTGGGGGCACTGCCGGTGCCGTACCACACGCTGTCGTACTCGTACCTGCCGCGGTTCCCCGCCCTGCCGCTGCAGATGTACctgacgccgccgccggcgccaGGCACCTTCCAGTTCCCAGCGGCGCCGCTGCACTCGGGGCTGCAGTACTTCCCGGCGGTGACCCTGGCGACGCCGACGCGGCCGCTCTTCCTGCCACCGCAGTCAGGCCTGGTggcgccgccgcagcagcagcagcagcgcccgccgccgcccaaCCTGGTCCAGGCGGCAGTTCAGGTGCAGAACTCGAACCAGCGGCCGGCGCAGCAGCTGCGCTGCCAGCAAGTGCCCGTGTCGCAGCCGCCGCCCGTCGGCCCTCCgcaggtgcagcagcagccgccgcagcagcagcaatgcCCCCTGAACCAGGCGCAGTACCGCTACCTCATGGCGGCCTACAGGGTCGGCATGCTCGCCATGGAGACCCTGGCGCGCAGGGTGCACGACGACCGGCCCCAGGCCAAGTATGCCAGGAACCCACCCTACGGAGAGGATGTCAAGTGGCTGCTCAGGGTTGCCAAGCGGCTCG gTTCGCAATATTTGCATCAATTCTGTGTATGTGCCGTCAACAGTGTAGTGAGTCCCTTCATCCTTCACGACATTGCCGTCGAATCGGCGATGTTTCTGTCCAGGAACAATCCCaccctgctgctgcagcacaTGCGGAATGCGCTGACGCCGCTCGTTCAAAAGTGCCAGCAGAT GTACATACAATGTCTTCACCAAAAGTTGTATCACTTGACCTCAACAGATTACGAGGAGTTTGTTGGTATTGTTGTGTCAGCTCGATTGGCCTTCCAGATCACGCCTGATGGCAACGCCCAATTCAAGGAGTGGCTGCAGTCCATCAGAAG ATCTAAGTCGTGCAAGAAAGATTTATGGGCGCAGATCAACCAGGCGCTGCAAAACAGCAACAAATGA